In Chaetodon trifascialis isolate fChaTrf1 chromosome 2, fChaTrf1.hap1, whole genome shotgun sequence, one DNA window encodes the following:
- the LOC139346537 gene encoding aspartate aminotransferase, cytoplasmic-like, translating into MSIFSDVPQAPPVAVFKLTADFREDSHPQKVNLGVGAYRTDDCQPWVLPVVKKVERLIVEDDSLNHEYLPILGLPEFRSASSKVALGDDSSAIQENRVGGVQALGGTGALRIGAEFLRRWYNGVNNTATPVYVSAPTWENHNSVFADAGFKDIRPYHYWDAAKRGLDITGLLDDLEKAPEHSIFVLHACAHNPTGTDPTQEEWKKIAEVMKRRKLFVFFDSAYQGFASGSLDKDAWAIRYFVSEGFELFVAQSFSKNFGLYNERVGNLTVVAQDNENLTRILSQMEKIVRTTWSNPPSQGARIVSKTLNSPELFAEWKGNVKTMADRVLLMRDQLKTKLQTLGTPGTWDHITQQIGMFSFTGLNPKQVEYMIKEKHVYLMASGRINMCGLTSKNIDYVAQSIHDAVTKVQ; encoded by the exons ATGTCCATTTTCAGCGATGTCCCGCAGGCCCCTCCGGTAGCCGTCTTCAAACTGACTGCCGATTTCAGAGAGGACAGCCACCCGCAGAAGGTGAATCTGGGGGTTGGAG CTTACCGTACTGATGACTGCCAGCCCTGGGTGCTGCCGGTGGTGAAGAAGGTGGAGCGGCTGATCGTGGAGGACGACAGCCTGAACCACGAGTACCTGCCCATCCTCGGCCTGCCCGAGTTCCGCTCCGCCTCCTCCAAGGTCGCCCTGGGAGACGACAGCTCCGCCATCCAGGAGAACagg gTGGGAGGGGtccaggctctgggtgggacAGGTGCGTTGAGGATCGGGGCAGAGTTCCTGCGGCGCTGGTACAACGGCGTCAACAACACCGCGACGCCCGTCTATGTCTCGGCGCCCACCTGGG agAACCACAATAGCGTGTTTGCCGATGCTGGTTTCAAAGACATCCGGCCCTACCACTACTGGGATGCTGCTAAAAGGGGTCTGGACATCACCGGGCTCCTGGATGACctggag aaagctccagaacacTCCATCTTTGTCCTCCATGCCTGCGCACACAACCCCACCGGCACCGACCCGACCCAGGAGGAGTGGAAGAAGATCGCAGAGGTCATGAAG AGGAGgaagttgtttgttttctttgactcGGCTTACCAGGGTTTCGCCTCTGGCAGTCTGGATAAAGATGCCTGGGCCATCCGCTACTTTGTCTCAGAGGGTTTTGAGCTATTTGTGGCTCAGTCCTTCTCCAAAAACTTCGGCCTTTACA ATGAGAGAGTTGGCAACCTGACCGTGGTTGCCCAGGACAACGAGAACCTGACCCGCATCCTGTCCCAGATGGAGAAGATTGTCAGGACGACTTGGTCCAACCCGCCGTCTCAGGGAGCACGCATCGTCAGCAAGACCCTCAACAGCCCCGAGCTCTTCGCTGAATG GAAGGGTAATGTGAAGACCATGGCAGACCGTGTCCTGTTGATGAGGGATCAGCTGAAGACCAAGCTGCAAACTCTGGGAACCCCGGGGACCTGGGACCACATCACCCAGCAAATCGGCATGTTCAGCTTCACCGGCCTGAACC CCAAACAGGTGGAGTACATGATCAAAGAGAAGCACGTGTACCTGATGGCCAGCGGTCGCATCAACATGTGCGGTCTGACCTCCAAGAACATCGACTATGTCGCTCAGTCCATCCATGACGCCGTCACCAAGGTCCAGTAA